A single genomic interval of Leptospira montravelensis harbors:
- a CDS encoding sensor histidine kinase, producing MNKTFLIGLLILCSCSQVTKDKNANIATKGELDLRNYDFHQTVSLAGEWAFDWKNLNQPGPTNPKPKESFIRIGERWKKHFQGTGYATYQIKILFPEVAKKNIYALRFFQTGGAAMSIFIDGQLELELGKVGKTKEEMIPTRSSGTVLLPHPNAETNVLVHISNFYHDDGSFWYPPTLGLYKKINDQIFNESIRDALLTGALIFMAFYHFTVYFFRRHKTIIFYFGLYSLIIALHSISLNGDSLYFLFPDVPYRLAFSLSLIFYLAMPSYLLFLYQRFPENFSNSIISFFIITCTGLFIFVLVTPSELGSQTTFYGISLTIIGLFYSIICMFNAVFQKKDMAFPLLLIQIFLFLSAINDTLFLYGILDNFLILKYSYLSTVLFQSLVLASYFTKSFLKNEILGKELSLLNESLEKTVILRTEEYKEAKQIAEDANQWKDKFISLVAHDLRSPLSTVYSALTMITDKSSTEEENTHILKQVFVILENAMATVEHLLNLNRFRIDKGQIHLQFSENNLIEIMRPLANSFSFELNKKSLQLDILLSETTTVYADTSLLIEILRNLIANAIKFSYPNGCVKVNAETNQEFTEIHIEDNGQGIPRERQTDLFSNPITSLGTMGEKGFGIGLKLCFELMRLHGGGIKVYSDGRTGSKFVLEFPNGSSNDKIS from the coding sequence ATGAATAAGACATTTTTGATTGGATTATTGATTCTTTGTAGTTGTTCACAAGTTACAAAAGATAAAAATGCGAACATTGCTACCAAGGGAGAATTAGATTTAAGAAACTATGATTTCCACCAAACGGTTTCTCTTGCTGGTGAGTGGGCATTCGATTGGAAAAATTTAAATCAGCCCGGGCCAACAAATCCCAAACCAAAGGAAAGTTTCATTAGGATTGGTGAAAGATGGAAAAAACATTTCCAAGGAACTGGCTACGCAACATACCAAATTAAAATCTTATTTCCAGAAGTTGCAAAAAAAAACATTTATGCGCTTAGGTTCTTTCAAACTGGTGGAGCCGCAATGTCAATATTTATTGATGGTCAACTGGAACTTGAACTCGGAAAAGTAGGGAAAACTAAGGAAGAAATGATCCCTACTCGAAGTTCAGGAACCGTTTTACTCCCCCATCCAAACGCAGAAACCAATGTTCTAGTCCATATCTCAAATTTTTATCATGACGATGGATCGTTTTGGTATCCACCAACCTTAGGTTTATACAAAAAAATCAATGACCAAATATTTAACGAATCCATTCGAGATGCATTACTTACAGGTGCACTTATTTTTATGGCCTTCTATCACTTCACAGTATATTTTTTCCGAAGACATAAAACAATTATATTCTATTTCGGATTGTATAGTTTAATCATCGCATTACATTCAATATCTTTAAATGGTGATTCTTTATATTTTCTATTTCCCGATGTACCTTACCGATTGGCATTTTCCCTATCGCTAATATTCTATTTAGCAATGCCGAGTTATCTTTTATTTTTATACCAAAGATTCCCTGAAAATTTTTCAAATTCAATTATCAGTTTTTTTATCATCACATGCACAGGTTTATTTATTTTTGTATTGGTTACACCATCAGAATTAGGTTCTCAAACCACTTTTTATGGAATATCCCTGACAATCATAGGTTTATTTTATTCTATAATTTGTATGTTTAATGCCGTCTTTCAAAAAAAAGATATGGCCTTTCCACTTCTTTTGATTCAAATATTTTTATTTTTAAGTGCTATCAATGATACTTTATTTCTTTACGGAATTTTAGACAATTTTCTGATCCTTAAATACTCCTATCTATCTACCGTGTTGTTTCAATCACTTGTTTTGGCTTCTTATTTTACAAAATCATTTCTTAAAAATGAAATACTTGGAAAAGAACTTTCACTACTCAATGAATCATTAGAAAAAACTGTAATCCTTCGAACTGAAGAATATAAAGAAGCAAAACAAATTGCCGAAGATGCAAATCAATGGAAAGATAAATTCATTTCCCTTGTTGCCCATGATCTTCGATCCCCTTTGAGTACAGTTTACTCAGCATTAACAATGATCACTGACAAAAGTTCAACTGAGGAAGAAAATACTCATATTCTAAAACAAGTGTTCGTGATTTTAGAAAACGCAATGGCTACAGTCGAACACCTTCTTAACCTCAACCGATTTCGAATAGATAAAGGTCAAATCCACCTACAGTTTTCCGAAAATAATTTAATCGAAATTATGCGACCGTTGGCAAACTCATTTTCATTTGAATTAAATAAAAAGTCCTTACAGTTAGATATTTTGCTTTCTGAAACTACTACAGTTTACGCAGACACTTCCTTATTGATTGAGATCCTCCGCAATTTAATTGCCAATGCAATTAAATTTAGTTATCCAAATGGTTGCGTCAAAGTAAATGCAGAAACAAACCAAGAGTTTACCGAAATTCACATTGAAGACAATGGCCAAGGTATACCTAGGGAACGCCAAACAGATTTATTTTCAAATCCCATAACATCTCTTGGCACTATGGGTGAAAAAGGATTTGGGATTGGTCTGAAACTTTGTTTTGAACTTATGCGACTTCATGGTGGTGGTATCAAAGTGTACTCAGATGGAAGAACAGGAAGCAAATTTGTATTAGAATTTCCTAATGGAAGTTCAAACGACAAAATCTCTTAA
- a CDS encoding amidohydrolase family protein translates to MGEIASLTSKPPFRILVEILKFSHAEARMILHKYYHKNLIPLLMKHPASMFMTDAWPEPSGVQNASAFGAFPKFLSIARDTNCLTLEEVIFKMTGLAASRFKLKNRGIIADGNFADLVVFDWHQIQDNTSPEKCDAAPTGISHVFINGIPCILDSKLTNQKPNGEFII, encoded by the coding sequence ATTGGCGAAATTGCTTCATTAACATCAAAACCACCGTTTCGAATTCTAGTAGAAATATTAAAGTTTTCTCATGCAGAGGCAAGAATGATATTACATAAATACTACCATAAAAATTTAATCCCACTACTAATGAAACACCCGGCTTCAATGTTTATGACCGATGCATGGCCTGAGCCTTCCGGAGTTCAAAATGCGAGCGCATTTGGAGCATTTCCAAAATTTTTAAGTATAGCGCGTGATACAAATTGTCTTACACTGGAAGAGGTTATTTTTAAGATGACAGGGTTAGCGGCCAGTAGGTTTAAATTGAAAAATCGTGGTATTATTGCCGATGGTAATTTTGCTGACTTAGTTGTTTTTGACTGGCATCAAATTCAAGATAATACAAGTCCAGAAAAATGTGATGCGGCTCCCACCGGTATTTCCCATGTATTTATCAATGGTATTCCTTGCATTTTGGATTCGAAGTTAACAAACCAAAAACCCAATGGTGAGTTTATCATTTAA
- a CDS encoding RNA recognition motif domain-containing protein has product MSVNIYVGNLSYEMTENKLNELFSVHGAVSSAKIITDQYTGGSKGFGFIEMKERKDADNAINDLNGKNILNREMKVNIAKPKTNNWN; this is encoded by the coding sequence ATGTCAGTAAATATCTATGTAGGCAACCTTTCTTACGAAATGACAGAAAACAAGTTAAATGAGCTTTTTTCAGTACACGGAGCAGTATCTTCTGCGAAAATCATTACAGACCAGTATACTGGTGGTTCAAAAGGTTTCGGTTTTATCGAAATGAAAGAACGTAAAGATGCAGACAATGCAATCAATGATTTAAACGGAAAAAATATTCTAAACCGTGAAATGAAAGTGAATATTGCAAAGCCAAAAACAAATAATTGGAATTAG
- a CDS encoding LamG-like jellyroll fold domain-containing protein, with product MKRLSLPLVFFFLSSCTLPSLARDPLEYLTFLRFFTGPQFSGHSLGGAVSGLISGTSVTLTNNKDSVTVSSDGNFTFPTKLSSGQNYNVSFVTNGSGLTCSIANAQGVVQNSSITNISITCGAGANFHEVGVNVSGLSGSITVQNNGADTLNIATNGLTKFTSLISTGSNYAVTLTAQPTGTICSFDDPTLTLGTMAAANVTIFITCVNGYIVGGNIHSTASSDLGTNLIGRQTFIKTFVGSFPFNSGGGGANPGGAAASAGPTAARFSGPNMITADSNFVYLADSINAVIRKIDKSNGTTTILAGGNSGGGIVCPGTVTTNCKDGVGTAAEFNGITGLTNDGNNLFVLESSGRRIRKVNLATSVVSTFAGSGTAAAADNTSGILASFNSPSWISLFNGNLYVVDRGNCTIRVINPITTAVSTLAGGPTICSFANDPVGTNARFVSPIAIVGLGNYLYVTDIGVGGGHKIRRIALSGTNAVDTIAGDGVQASTDGIGTLAQFNDPHGITTDGTNLFISEWSGHKIRHLNLTTNKVTTLVGSVSGYSDNTGGNGLLNFPGYLLSDGQNIYIADTGNHSLRKIEPSEVLRYTFDGNTNDSIGTNNGTIVGSPTLTTDENVLASGAYELHGGGDFIKSTTDIITPQISDNLTISAWVFPEGGTGSQFIFYNGQGGTNGYGLSFNSAGSSRKLIVSLGAVGPSGNTTMGLPLNQWSHVVLQRSYPNWKIYINGLQDPVVFTTNPIPPTGTFKVGDAGNGFYFKGKVSDVRYFKGAIDDESIRRMAVQIPAGLVTYYPFNGNTKDYGTEKNDLTVTGAAPTTDRNGNPNGAYYFNGASFMQKLSPTGLPMGTNPRTICGWFNKSSTIGEYIVGYGTFTTSQGNGLVVTDTVTGMFGVANDVTIGHEGFRNQWMHLCGIYSSGNVEVYENGVLRVSDTKSWSTVSGPSLEVGRRLDGAGQFSGDLDEIRIYNRVLSLSEIRTLSGAYPTQVTTWNQTPASSSLKFFLMPEAASFGPGACSGGANCIGIVDDRSGNGLHVSQATGAQQPIFNATGINGSKAIRYSNSAGTVLSRACTPEFNSPANTIFAVFNDMEGSGNDGIFHNGTSGKLLYLTDGGGGKLVSLFDQVMNTPRLVTDLSFYTANTITLLSLEYNGTSGNIYNAGGVVSSTSSGPPTYNCGGGNLDIGRFYFGGLPPGDGDYFDGFMGDLIYYDQALSTSDREIVECYLSNKYSLPVNHSCK from the coding sequence ATGAAGAGACTGTCATTACCCCTGGTATTTTTTTTTCTCTCTTCCTGTACCTTGCCTTCGCTTGCAAGAGATCCTCTAGAATATCTAACCTTCTTACGTTTTTTCACAGGCCCTCAATTTTCGGGACATAGTCTTGGTGGTGCTGTCTCTGGACTCATTTCCGGAACCTCTGTTACCTTGACCAACAACAAAGATTCGGTTACGGTTTCAAGTGATGGTAATTTTACATTCCCGACAAAGCTTAGTTCTGGCCAAAATTACAATGTTAGTTTTGTTACCAATGGCTCGGGACTCACATGTTCCATAGCCAATGCTCAAGGTGTGGTCCAAAATAGCAGTATAACAAATATTAGTATCACATGCGGTGCTGGCGCAAACTTCCATGAAGTAGGTGTGAATGTTTCTGGTCTCAGCGGTAGTATTACCGTCCAAAACAATGGGGCAGATACTCTAAACATTGCTACAAACGGATTAACAAAATTTACATCTCTAATTTCTACAGGATCTAATTATGCTGTCACTCTCACAGCACAGCCAACCGGCACAATCTGTTCGTTTGATGACCCCACTCTGACTTTAGGGACAATGGCGGCGGCAAATGTTACGATATTTATTACTTGTGTGAATGGATATATTGTAGGTGGAAACATCCATTCCACAGCAAGTTCGGATTTGGGCACGAATCTAATTGGTAGGCAAACATTCATAAAGACATTTGTTGGTTCTTTTCCATTCAATTCGGGTGGAGGTGGTGCAAATCCTGGCGGTGCTGCTGCCAGTGCCGGACCAACGGCTGCTCGTTTTAGTGGCCCCAATATGATCACAGCTGATAGTAATTTTGTTTACCTTGCTGATTCGATCAATGCTGTCATTCGTAAGATTGACAAATCGAACGGAACTACCACCATCTTAGCTGGTGGAAATTCTGGAGGTGGTATAGTTTGCCCAGGAACAGTCACTACCAACTGTAAAGATGGAGTAGGCACTGCGGCAGAATTCAATGGAATCACAGGTCTTACCAATGATGGGAATAATTTATTTGTTTTAGAATCAAGTGGAAGAAGGATTCGTAAGGTAAACTTAGCTACCTCCGTTGTTTCTACTTTTGCTGGTTCTGGGACTGCAGCAGCAGCAGATAACACATCAGGAATTCTTGCTTCCTTCAACAGTCCAAGTTGGATTTCGCTTTTTAATGGGAACCTCTATGTTGTAGATCGAGGAAATTGTACAATTCGCGTCATTAACCCCATCACTACAGCGGTGAGCACACTTGCCGGTGGACCCACTATTTGCAGTTTTGCGAATGACCCAGTCGGAACTAACGCACGTTTTGTCTCACCAATCGCTATAGTTGGCCTCGGTAACTACCTTTACGTCACTGATATTGGTGTTGGTGGCGGACATAAAATTCGTAGAATTGCCCTTTCGGGAACCAATGCAGTGGATACAATTGCGGGAGATGGAGTGCAAGCTTCTACCGATGGAATTGGGACTTTGGCACAATTTAACGATCCTCATGGAATTACAACCGATGGTACCAATTTATTTATATCTGAATGGTCAGGCCATAAAATAAGACATTTAAACCTAACCACAAATAAGGTCACAACACTTGTTGGTAGTGTTTCCGGGTATTCGGACAACACTGGAGGGAATGGTCTTTTGAATTTTCCCGGTTATCTATTGTCAGATGGTCAAAATATTTACATTGCAGATACTGGAAACCATTCTCTCAGAAAAATAGAACCATCTGAAGTTTTACGTTATACTTTCGATGGAAACACAAACGATTCCATTGGAACTAATAATGGTACTATTGTTGGTTCCCCTACTCTTACAACTGATGAAAATGTTCTGGCCAGTGGAGCATACGAACTACATGGGGGTGGTGACTTCATCAAATCCACCACAGATATCATTACTCCTCAGATTTCTGATAACCTCACCATTTCTGCCTGGGTATTTCCTGAAGGGGGAACCGGTTCCCAGTTTATCTTTTACAATGGACAAGGTGGGACCAATGGATATGGCCTCAGTTTTAATAGTGCAGGTTCATCACGGAAATTGATAGTTTCTCTTGGTGCCGTAGGACCAAGCGGGAATACTACAATGGGATTACCTCTCAACCAATGGTCACACGTAGTACTCCAACGTTCCTATCCAAATTGGAAAATCTACATCAATGGATTACAAGATCCTGTGGTATTTACGACAAACCCAATTCCTCCCACAGGCACGTTCAAGGTGGGTGACGCAGGAAATGGATTTTATTTCAAAGGGAAAGTTTCTGATGTTCGTTATTTTAAGGGAGCCATCGATGATGAATCCATACGACGAATGGCGGTTCAAATTCCTGCAGGTCTTGTCACCTACTATCCGTTCAACGGAAATACAAAGGACTATGGCACAGAAAAAAATGATTTAACAGTAACTGGAGCTGCACCCACCACCGATCGTAACGGGAACCCAAACGGAGCTTACTACTTTAACGGTGCCTCCTTTATGCAAAAATTAAGTCCCACTGGATTGCCAATGGGAACTAACCCAAGAACCATTTGTGGTTGGTTTAATAAATCAAGTACTATTGGGGAATACATCGTGGGATATGGTACTTTCACAACTTCGCAAGGGAATGGGCTTGTAGTTACGGATACCGTCACAGGTATGTTTGGTGTAGCCAATGATGTCACAATCGGTCACGAAGGTTTTCGAAACCAATGGATGCATCTCTGCGGGATCTATAGTTCCGGAAATGTTGAAGTTTATGAGAATGGAGTTTTACGTGTTTCAGATACGAAATCTTGGTCTACAGTATCTGGCCCAAGCCTAGAAGTAGGTAGACGGCTCGATGGAGCCGGCCAATTTTCAGGTGACCTCGATGAAATTCGGATTTATAACCGAGTTCTTTCTTTATCCGAAATCCGTACGCTCTCAGGTGCATATCCGACACAAGTTACCACCTGGAACCAAACACCTGCTAGCAGTAGTTTGAAATTTTTTCTTATGCCGGAAGCAGCATCCTTTGGACCAGGAGCTTGCAGTGGCGGGGCAAATTGTATCGGGATTGTGGACGACCGGAGTGGGAATGGCCTTCATGTGAGCCAAGCCACGGGAGCCCAACAACCGATTTTTAACGCTACAGGGATCAATGGATCCAAGGCGATACGTTATTCAAATTCGGCAGGAACAGTTTTATCGAGAGCTTGTACTCCAGAATTCAACTCTCCCGCAAACACCATCTTTGCCGTGTTTAACGATATGGAAGGTTCAGGAAATGATGGAATATTTCATAATGGAACCAGTGGGAAGTTATTGTATTTAACAGATGGAGGGGGAGGAAAACTTGTAAGTTTGTTTGATCAGGTAATGAATACTCCTAGGTTAGTTACGGATTTATCTTTTTATACAGCCAATACAATCACCCTCCTCTCTCTAGAATACAATGGGACATCTGGGAATATATATAATGCTGGTGGTGTCGTGAGTTCTACTAGTTCGGGACCTCCTACCTACAATTGCGGAGGTGGAAACCTTGATATTGGTAGGTTTTATTTTGGAGGATTACCTCCAGGTGATGGTGATTATTTCGATGGTTTTATGGGAGATTTAATTTATTACGACCAAGCCCTATCCACAAGTGATAGAGAAATTGTAGAGTGTTATCTTTCTAATAAATACAGCTTACCGGTAAACCATTCCTGTAAATAA
- a CDS encoding RNA recognition motif domain-containing protein codes for MSVNIYVGNLSYEMTENKLNELFSVHGAVSTAKIITDQYTGGSKSFGFIEMKERKDADNAINDLNGKNILNREMKVNIAKPKTNNWN; via the coding sequence ATGTCAGTAAATATCTATGTAGGCAACCTTTCTTACGAAATGACAGAAAACAAGTTAAATGAGCTTTTTTCAGTGCACGGAGCAGTATCTACTGCGAAAATCATTACAGACCAGTATACTGGTGGTTCAAAAAGTTTCGGTTTTATCGAAATGAAAGAACGTAAAGATGCAGATAACGCTATCAATGATTTAAACGGAAAAAATATTCTAAACCGTGAAATGAAAGTGAATATCGCAAAACCTAAAACCAATAATTGGAATTAA
- a CDS encoding helix-turn-helix domain-containing protein, protein MLRVGFNVGFNSKNSFIRAFKELTKLTPTEYRKKYKP, encoded by the coding sequence GTGCTTCGCGTTGGATTTAATGTTGGATTTAATTCAAAAAATTCATTTATCAGGGCCTTTAAAGAATTAACAAAATTAACACCAACTGAGTATCGTAAAAAATACAAACCTTAG
- a CDS encoding MFS transporter, whose amino-acid sequence MKYIIVIALIVLLGFFSVGIPIATLPGFIKGTLGLSDVWLGFILGIQSIVTLLSRHHSGSLSDLKGPKLVVLRGSFFAVISGIVSLGVLYFQGTFGYTSLIVGRIILGYSESLLITGALSWGVGLVGPSNAGRVMAWSGMAMYGSIAISAPLGYLMVKQFGFLGGVVISILFPIFAGIISFFVPMVPPASQVRIPFYQVVPKVWKQGMGLFFAAVCFAGIAGFSTLLFRERGWEGAEWVMLVFGTAYVCARIFFAHTVDQYGGKKIALIFSAVAILGQGMLWQANHSSLAFLGAALTGFGYSLVFPAFGVEAVKNMEAKYRGVALGAYVAFFDLALGVTGPLAGFVANHFGYAAVYEFGMITCMFSFLIALRLKERKV is encoded by the coding sequence ATGAAATATATTATCGTTATTGCATTGATTGTTCTTTTAGGTTTTTTTTCTGTTGGTATACCGATTGCTACATTACCTGGATTTATTAAGGGCACTTTAGGTTTAAGTGATGTTTGGCTTGGATTCATCCTTGGAATCCAGTCAATTGTAACACTATTAAGTCGGCATCATTCAGGCTCCCTATCTGATCTAAAAGGACCAAAATTGGTTGTCCTACGAGGATCCTTCTTTGCTGTGATTTCTGGAATTGTCAGTTTAGGAGTTTTATATTTTCAAGGTACTTTTGGATACACAAGTCTTATTGTTGGAAGAATCATTTTAGGATATTCAGAAAGTTTACTGATTACAGGCGCACTTTCTTGGGGTGTCGGTTTAGTGGGTCCATCCAACGCTGGTCGAGTGATGGCATGGAGTGGAATGGCAATGTATGGATCCATAGCCATCTCAGCTCCGTTAGGTTATTTAATGGTAAAGCAATTTGGTTTTTTAGGAGGAGTTGTAATATCAATTCTGTTTCCTATCTTTGCAGGAATCATTTCTTTTTTTGTTCCAATGGTTCCACCTGCAAGTCAGGTGAGGATTCCATTTTATCAAGTGGTTCCCAAAGTTTGGAAACAAGGAATGGGTCTTTTTTTTGCTGCGGTATGTTTTGCAGGGATTGCAGGATTTAGTACACTACTATTCAGAGAAAGAGGATGGGAGGGTGCAGAGTGGGTTATGTTGGTCTTTGGCACTGCTTATGTTTGTGCTCGTATCTTCTTTGCTCATACGGTAGATCAGTATGGTGGTAAAAAAATTGCATTGATTTTCTCTGCGGTCGCTATTCTCGGACAAGGTATGTTATGGCAGGCAAATCATTCTTCTTTAGCATTTTTAGGCGCTGCACTGACTGGTTTTGGTTACTCTCTTGTGTTCCCTGCATTTGGTGTGGAAGCAGTAAAAAATATGGAGGCAAAATATCGCGGTGTCGCACTTGGAGCTTACGTTGCTTTTTTTGATCTTGCATTGGGTGTGACTGGACCGCTTGCAGGTTTTGTTGCCAATCACTTTGGTTATGCGGCAGTTTACGAATTTGGTATGATCACTTGTATGTTTTCTTTTCTCATTGCATTGAGGTTAAAGGAAAGAAAAGTGTGA
- a CDS encoding DUF2938 domain-containing protein: protein MELESYWKILLVGVGATATMDVWRFLLQKTVGVSSLDLGLLGRWVGHISRGKIFHTSIGKAEVIPNETKLGWAIHYLIGILFSLLLPILWGKRWLVNPTIIPSILVGVGTILAPWFLMQPAMGMGIAASKTPKPFQVRIRNIAIHTVYGLGLYGTAVLTNVLFR from the coding sequence ATGGAGTTAGAAAGTTATTGGAAGATCCTTTTGGTTGGGGTTGGTGCTACGGCAACTATGGATGTTTGGCGGTTTCTTTTGCAAAAAACAGTTGGAGTGAGTTCGCTTGATTTGGGACTTTTGGGACGTTGGGTTGGCCATATATCACGCGGAAAAATTTTCCATACATCCATTGGAAAGGCAGAGGTAATCCCAAATGAAACCAAATTGGGTTGGGCCATACATTATTTGATAGGAATTTTATTTTCACTACTTTTGCCAATACTTTGGGGTAAAAGGTGGTTAGTGAATCCAACGATAATACCATCAATTCTTGTTGGCGTAGGGACTATATTGGCTCCTTGGTTTTTAATGCAACCTGCAATGGGAATGGGAATTGCTGCTTCCAAAACGCCAAAACCATTCCAAGTTAGAATTAGAAATATTGCCATTCATACGGTATATGGACTTGGACTCTATGGAACTGCTGTTTTAACAAATGTTTTGTTCCGTTAA
- a CDS encoding ArsR/SmtB family transcription factor produces METIPRMSEVAGMLGNESRLILLQLLSDGEKSVELLSEESGIPVANTSQHLQALKKNSMVTTRRDGKRILYRLESGPLKDLFYALEKFAVFSIAGSQGLTTGTTVTTKQNLNIAELQKKIKSGGILLVDVRSKEEFKKGHIPEAINVPYNDLLTHKFPKTKEVIVYCRGPLCLLSVNALNLLKSREINVSRFDGGFSSWMKIEEK; encoded by the coding sequence ATGGAAACTATTCCACGGATGAGTGAGGTTGCGGGAATGCTCGGAAACGAATCTCGCTTAATTTTACTCCAACTTCTTTCTGATGGCGAAAAATCAGTAGAGCTTTTATCAGAAGAGTCAGGTATTCCCGTAGCAAACACCTCACAACACCTCCAAGCATTAAAAAAAAACAGTATGGTGACTACACGTAGAGACGGGAAAAGAATTCTTTATCGTTTGGAATCAGGCCCGTTAAAAGATTTATTCTACGCACTGGAAAAGTTTGCAGTATTTAGCATTGCCGGATCACAAGGCCTTACCACTGGAACTACCGTGACAACCAAACAAAACCTCAACATCGCTGAACTTCAAAAGAAAATCAAATCAGGAGGGATTCTTCTCGTTGATGTGCGCTCTAAAGAAGAATTCAAAAAAGGACATATCCCGGAAGCAATCAATGTTCCATATAATGACCTATTGACTCATAAATTTCCTAAAACCAAAGAGGTGATCGTATATTGTCGAGGACCACTTTGTTTGTTATCAGTGAATGCATTAAATCTATTAAAATCGCGAGAAATAAATGTTTCTCGTTTTGATGGAGGATTTAGCAGTTGGATGAAAATTGAGGAGAAATAA